The following proteins are encoded in a genomic region of Marasmius oreades isolate 03SP1 chromosome 10, whole genome shotgun sequence:
- a CDS encoding uncharacterized protein (MEROPS:MER0001056) yields MADRYPRSSTDQEIAPLLQDPDIEEQNTEPETPTLSERLNAVAQEPLTPLTKILLVLVLVLLVLSSVFIGLFAGLQHKLNVERGRHGQPVPPSPPITATLTQTKTATSAITTTQTNTQTVAPPTPTKIPEEPVCISSDCIILSASILSSLDTSQDPCENFYEYVNGGWLKAHPLPADKGSFGNFEQLAQDNGHVIQAILESSGEPSLQSSSHDKEVLQKLRGLYNSCLKEERLDEIGQEPLLEFLRTLKDLYRRKKTEVSSKEQKRDGLTEAIAYLHSRRIGALFAFEIEGDVGVDPNHMVLWFNQPELGLPSKEYYEDNDIRKVYQEVLEKLLLAVDEDGDDGDESSSPSTKPKLSASLVQQAGGDSWPPWPWPPWGGSGDDDDGPKKPVNRTKRAGKLAKGVLDFETRIARASLDLEILQGDPIATYNPAPISSLKEALPQIDFNDYFSTFAPRTYPERVILTSPEFAGLLSDILNDTSSNVIEAYLIAQAALSLSPHLGMNTDAWKAQRTLAESLSGIKKGAVGDRAEYCVRQVEETLGFAAGRYFVNETFAGESKQKGTKVINDIVRAFEKSLKKVDWMDEKSAKAAAEKAEAIRVKVGYPLSPDTTDARSIAFYYRLVKIDDDKFFGNMISSFMSEEIKKWLQLGRARDPESWEMYPSMVNAYFNPPANEIVFPAGILQPPFFDKDWPSYLSYGAFGHVASHELTHAFDSAGRLYNQAGKLEQWWTNSTSEGFQKKQNCIVKQYSEYSIDDGKGGKVHVNGNL; encoded by the exons ATGGCGGACAGGTATCCGAGGTCCTCGACTGACCAAG AGATAgcacctcttcttcaagacCCAGATATAGAAGAGCAGAATACAGAACCAGAAACCCCGACTCTCTCTGAGCGCCTCAATGCTGTTGCTCAAGAACCCCTCACTCCTCTCACCAAGATACTCCTGGTCCTCGTGTTGGTATTATTGGTCCTCAGCTCG GTATTCATTGGACTGTTTGCCGGTCTCCAGCACAAGCTGAACGTGGAGCGAGGACGCCATGGCCAGCCAGTACCACCGTCACCACCCATCACCGCCACATTGACCCAGACAAAGACCGCAACTTCAGCAATAACGACAACGCAAACAAATACTCAGACCGTTGCCCCACCTACCCCGACCAAGATTCCCGAAGAG CCTGTCTGCATTTCGTCTGATTGCATTATCCTTTCGGCTTctattctttcttctctcgaCACATCTCAGGATCCCTGCGAGAATTTCTATGAATACGTCA ACGGCGGCTGGCTCAAGGCCCATCCGTTACCTGCTGATAAGGGAAGCTTCGGAAACTTCGAACAACTGGCTCAAGATAATGGACATGTGATACAAGCCATCCTGGAAAGTAGCGGAGAACCAAGCCTCCAGTCCTCGTCTCATGACAAGGAAGTTCTGCAAAAACTTCGCGGTTTGTACAACTCATGTCTAAAGGAAGAGAGATTAGACGAAATCGGTCAAGAGCCTCTGCTGGAATTCTTACGCACCCTCAAGGACTTGTACCGGCGTAAAAAAACTGAAGTGTCCTCCAAAGAACAGAAGAGGGACGGCTTGACTGAGGCTATAGCCTATTTACACTCCCGTC GAATTGGCGCGTTATTCGCATTTGAAATCGAGGGTGATGTAGGGGTTGACCCGAATCATATGGTGCTTTGGTTCAACCAACCGGAGCTGGGCCTTCCTTCAAAG GAATATTACGAAGACAATGACATCCGTAAAGTGTATCAAGAGGTTCTTGAAAAGTTGCTCCTTGCTGTGGACGAAGACGGCGACGATGGTGACGAAAGTTCATCTCCATCAACAAAACCAAAATTGTCCGCCAGCTTGGTTCAGCAAGCCGGAGGGGATTCTTGGCCCCCCTGGCCCTGGCCACCGTGGGGTGGAAGCGgcgatgatgacgatggtcCGAAGAAACCTGTCAACCGCACCAAGAGGGCTGGCAAGCTTGCAAAGGGCGTTCTCGATTTTGAGACCCGAATCGCTCGGGCCAGTTTGGACTT GGAAATTCTGCAGGGAGACCCCATTGCAACGTATAATCCCGCCCCTATTTCCAGCCTGAAGGAAGCACTTCcgcaaattgacttcaatgaCTATTTTTCAACATTTGCGCCTCGCACCTATCCCGAAcgtgtcattttgacttctcCTGAATTCGCCGGTTTATTGTCCGACATTCTGAACGACACATCTTCAAATGTCATCGAGGCTTACCTCATAGCTCAGGCTGCTCTGAGCCTTTCTCCGCACTTAGGAATGAACACGGATGCCTGGAAAGCTCAAAGGACGCTGGCAGAATCTCTAAGCGGTATCAAGAAGGGCGCTGTCGGGGATCGAGCGGAGTACTGCGTTAGGCAGGTAGAGGAGACTCTTGGATTTGCAGCAGGGCGATATTTCGTCAACGAAACATTTGCAGGAGAGTCCAAACAAAAGGGAACGAAAGTCATTAACG ACATTGTTCGAGCTTTTGAGAAGTCCCTCAAGAAGGTCGACTGGATGGATGAAAAATCGGCGAAGGCTGCTGCAGAAAAA GCGGAAGCGATACGAGTTAAAGTTGGATATCCACTCTCTCCGGACACAACTGATGCCCGATCAATCGCGTTTTATTACCGCCTTGTGAAGATTGACGATGACAAGTTCTTTGGGAACATGATAAGCTCCTT CATGAGCGAAGAGATTAAGAAATGGTTGCAACTGGGACGAGCCAGAGACCCTGAATCTTGGGAGATGTATCCATCTATGGTCAATGCTTATTTCAATCCTCCCGCTAACGAG ATTGTATTCCCTGCCGGTATCCTCCAGCCACCTTTCTTCGATAAAGACTG GCCATCATATCTATCTTATGGGGCTTTCGGACACGTCGCCTCTCACGAGCTAACG CATGCTTTTGATTCTGCTGGTAGATTGTACAACCAAGCAGGAAAGCTGGAGCAGTGGTGGACCAACTCTACAAGTGAGGGCTTCCAAAAGAAGCAAAATTGCATTGTGAAGCAGTACTCTG AATATAGCATTGACGACGGGAAGGGCGGAAAGGTACACGTTAAT GGAAACCTGTGA
- the HIS3 gene encoding imidazoleglycerol-phosphate dehydratase, whose translation MKCKGDLWIDDHHTADIAIALGTAFKQALGEVRGIRRYGTGFAPLDEALSRAVIDICSRPYCVTDLGLKREKIGDLSTEMLPHIFYSFAIASGCTLHVDVLRGENDHHRAESAFKALALAIKQAVERTGGNDVPSTKGVL comes from the exons ATGAAGTGTAAAGGGGATCTATGGATTGACGATCATCACACTGCAGATAT TGCGATTGCTTTGGGAACAGCTTTCAAGCAAGCTTTGGGGGAAGTACGTGGAATACGGCGATACGGGACTGGTTTTGCTCCTTTAGACGAG GCACTTTCGCGCGCAGTAATCGATATCTGTTCAAGACCGTACTGCGTAACCGATCTCGGTCTTAAACGTGAAAAAATAGGTGATCTATCAACGGAGATGCTTCCCCATATATTCTATTCTTTTGCTATTGCCTCCGGATGCACACTTCATGTAGACGTCCTTCGCGGAGAAAACGATCATCATCG TGCCGAGTCTGCTTTCAAAGCATTGGCACTTGCCATCAAACAGGCAGTCGAAAGAACTGGAGGTAACGATGTACCAAGTACGAAGGGCGTTTTATGA
- a CDS encoding uncharacterized protein (BUSCO:EOG09261OKK): MAMASPLQVCQRSSTRLLRGVRPRQTFYYCSPCLYQRRTFLGLFGRNSKSQGKEERPEPEPLLSEDDLFHRFSKSPFPQVRGRGEVISSMAPCPVCAASHSHAHAHTQAQPKTVSFECPDCGWPTHCSEEHWKEDKEHEKYCSRLREANEDEHDLRSGRKFPEFELPGPQGYDEALSFANWDVFWYTRGFNSMDTERSRRHASKLLTFPITIGSVLHQHSSLMLNNQRLTPEGSRSMAAIRSTLHVEPGAPETHEASVGKPQVRIFVLGARAESSLPPHVWEQLGFLFPSANFHVLFVGPQVSLPKQQQAPQKEAQDDPTSPTSTSEQAEPAVSNESTSSDSSATDIVEKPLYVPNVYQPPTPAPIPALKWTRSSLTRYGVPSYTTPYSYQMSISGLQSNYADVDHLFEETLDPYSDVFFFFSPGFGFPSPTCTSETGEPVLQISSPAEWGPVLPRLLASKCPIFVTGFSPADVERDVKSLSTAPGVAGEFEWIVTPGPNPFGSEKWEVADFDPRVMVKTNWGIWGIRGKSRDIQERSFFEGLFTR, from the exons ATGGCCATGGCCTCTCCTCTACAAGTCTGTCAGAGGTCATCGACGCGTCTTCTTCGCGGTGTTCGACCTCGACAAACATTTTACTATTGTTCTCCATGTCTCTATCAACGTCGAACTTTTCTAGGGCTCTTTGGTCGCAACTCCAAGTCACAGGGAAAAGAGGAACGACCAGAGCCAGAACCGCTGCTCTCCGAAGATGACCTGTTTCACCGATTTTCAAAATCTCCTTTTCCGCAAGTTCGTGGCAGGGGTGAAGTCATTTCATCTATGGCACCATGTCCAGTGTGTGCCGCATCACATAGTCATGCACATGCACATACGCAGGCTCAACCCAAAACCGTGTCATTCGAATGTCCGGATTGTGGTTGGCCGACTCATTGTTCGGAGGAACATTGGAAGGAGGAtaaggaacatgaaaaatattGTTCCCGTCTCAGAGAAGCTAACGAAGACGAGCACGACTTGCGTAGCGGTAGAAAGTTCCCAGAGTTTGAATTACCAG GACCTCAGGGGTATGACGAAGCTCTTTCCTTCGCGAATTGGGATGTATTCTGGTACACACGCGGGTTCAATTCCATGGACACCGAGCGGTCACGTAGACATGCGAGTAAATTATTAACATTTCCTATTACGATCGGGAGTGTTTTGCACCAACATAGCTCACTCATGTTGAACAACCAGCGTTTGACACCGGAGGGCAGTCGTTCTATGGCTG CCATCAGATCCACACTTCATGTCGAACCTGGGGCACCCGAGACTCACGAGGCTTCGGTTGGCAAACCGCAGGTTCGGATATTCGTCCTCGGCGCCCGCGCAGAGtcatctcttcctcctcatgTCTGGGAGCAATTGGGGTTTCTGTTTCCCTCTGCCAACTTCCATGTACTCTTCGTCGGACCACAAGTTTCCCTTCCGAAACAACAGCAGGCACCCCAGAAGGAAGCCCAAGACGATCCGACATCTCCGACATCGACATCAGAGCAAGCAGAACCTGCAGTATCCAATGAATCGACATCTAGCGATAGTTCTGCCACCGATATTGTAGAGAAGCCACTTTATGTCCCCAATGTCTACCAACCCCCGACTCCGGCTCCAATACCAGCACTCAAATGGACAAGATCATCTTTGACACGATATGGTGTGCCGTCATACACGACCCCATATTCATATCAGATGTCTATATCAGGACTACAGAGCAATTACGCAGATGTTGATCATCTCTTCGAAGAAACACTTGACCCCTACAGTgatgtgtttttcttcttctcgccCGGTTTTGGCTTCCCTTCTCCAACTTGTACTTCAGAAACGGGTGAACCCGTACTTCAGATCAGCTCACCTGCGGAATGGGGTCCCGTTCTTCCTAGATTGCTGGCCTCTAAATGTCCCATCTTCGTGACAGGCTTCTCACCGGCGGACGTAGAAAGAGATGTGAAATCATTGTCGACTGCACCTGGGGTTGCTGGTGAGTTCGAATGGATTGTTACACCTGGCCCTAATCCCTTTGGGAGCGAGAAGTGGGAAGTAGCCGATTTCGATCCGAGAGTTATGGTCAAAACGAACTGGGGTATCTGGGGGATTAGAGGAAAGAGTAGGGATATCCAAGAAAGGAGCTTTTTTGAGGGCCTGTTTACTCGGTAG
- a CDS encoding uncharacterized protein (BUSCO:EOG09264R1U): MFAPFAPMLRRAALVPSVHRLLPSNSRSLYQNIIKRHEDMATEHGSPSSSGEMHDALDVLSSESSPISTIPLDPDTDYAALAIPSLQSKNKANLPPLMNIPPQEDPLLHHIASRIMNHGERAKASRTVSQMLLHLHAWTRSPPLPILRQAIFKLSPAVKVIGHKHSTKMIYKPVPLSEKQGIWLATEWILDAIKGRQGGPTLAERMAREVILILKNESKTLEKKEAYHKSAMMNRGNIAIART; the protein is encoded by the exons ATGTTCGCGCCCTTCGCGCCCATGTTAAGGCGGGCAGCTCTTGTGCCTTCCGTTCACCGACTTCTTCCCTCGAATTCTCGTTCATTATACCAAAATATCATCAAAAGACATGAGGACATGGCGACGGAACACGGTTCACCGTCATCATCCGGGGAAATGCATGATGCACTGGACGTCCTATCCTCGGAGTCATCACCAATATCAACTATTCCTCTCGATCCTGACACCGACTATGCGGCCCTCGCAATACCCTCACTTCAATCAAAAAACAAGGCGAATTTACCTCCCCTCATGAATATTCCACCACAAGAAGACCCTCTCCTCCATCACATTGCGTCGCGAATCATGAATCACGGAGAGCGAGCCAAAGCATCGCGTACCGTTTCCCAAATGCTCCTTCACCTCCACGCCTGGACTCGTTCACCACCATTACCTATTCTTCGACAAGCCATTTTCAAGCTCTCACCAGCTGTGAAGGTGATAGGACATAAGCATTCTACCAAAATGATTTACAAGCCTGTGCCGTTGAGTGAAAAGCAAGGGATTTGGTTGGCGACTGAGTGGATATTGGATGCTATAAAGGGCCGGCAAGGAGGTCCTACGTTGGCAGAAAGAATGGCTAGAGAGgtcattctcattctcaaAAACGAAAGCAAGACGCTTGAGAAAAAGGAGGCATACCACAAATCAGCAATGATGAACCG TGGAAACATAGCTATTGCCCGCACCTAG
- a CDS encoding uncharacterized protein (BUSCO:EOG0926129I) produces MVFLPPPPTTRPSYAEAYNTILTAHRCSPLTSASSVIMLVAPDVDALCAARMLATLFKQDDVIHRIIPVSGISELEKSRDELITYQELHSLILINMGGILDLPSEEWFGDFQLKTKVHVIDSTRPQNLSSLFGGGPNGERIVIWDDGGVEKLKEEQKAWEALAYEPEPDSDEEESDYDSPEEEQETEETDYEETGARGKRRSIGDGDRVGKKRRRDEDRPRRMTHDERDEYLTRLEKHYMAGTWHGQSASGTIYILATALERVDNDLLWLSILGLTFQYTTARISRIFYERYHSVYYDEVFRLNPPPPEGEKALKSLNPDDHSIRTTEELRFILYRHWNLYDAMFHSSYVAGKLGIWREKGRKRLTGLLAKMGFSIPQTQQPFTHMDMDLRRTLVQKLNDVAPEYGLVELSYPSFMRCFGYRTQPLSAADAVEGISALLDVAGGLRMEIEVEGARNGGEWFGGGRVWEAPRAANRWKRNGNEERENIPPGGTAADVGLKSKQEHGRESPLTVVPWWIRNFWTAYDALTDIGPLCESLKLSMSLHRTIIVRGTSIIDKQDIRTMRNHRVVVMQQGPDLPLFSHPGVLSRLALWLVDALRDKVPGTNVSCRTKRKSLPFVVACLNETTHSYIVVGVMAALDFGDVRKNEFGLAFLDAKERCNARTRHSSFDTSVLEINEADLKMFLETLCEGPDGY; encoded by the exons ATGGTATTCCTTCCGCCTCCACCTACGACTCGCCCGTCTTATGCAGAAGCCTACAATACGATACTCACTGCTCATCGTTGCTCACCTCTCACTTCGGCGTCATCAGTCATTATGCTCGTTGCCCCCGACGTCGACGCTCTATGTGCCGCCCGTATGCTCGCCACTCTCTTCAAACAGGACGATGTGATACACCGCATAATACCTGTCTCTGGAATTTCAGAGCTTGAGAAGAGTAGGGATGAACTCATAACCTACCAAGAA TTGCATTCTTTAATTTTAATCAACATGGGAGGTATCCTGGATCTCCCCTCGGAAGAATGGTTTGGAGACTTCCAGCTCAAGACAAAGGTCCATGTCATCGACTCCACTCGGCCTCAGAACTTGTCAAGTCTCTTTGGCGGCGGACCGAATGGAGAGCGGATCGTAATCTGGGATGACGGTGGTGTGGAGAAGctgaaagaagaacagaaagCATGGGAGGCTTTGGCA TACGAGCCGGAACCTgattcagatgaagaagaatcggATTACGATTCACCTGAAGAGGAACAAGAGACTGAGGAGACAGACTACGAAGAAACCGGGGCGAGGGGCAAACGGCGGTCAATCGGTGACGGGGACCGTGtcgggaagaagaggcgaAGAGATGAAGAC CGTCCTCGGCGAATGACACACGATGAGCGCGACGAATATCTCACTCGACTAGAAAAACATTATATGGCAGGAACATGGCATGGCCAGAGCGCGTCCGGCACAATATATATCCTCGCAACGGCTCTGGAACGCGTCGATAACGATCTTCTATGGCTATCTATCCTCGGACTCACATTTCAGTACACGACGGCGCGTATATCTCGAATATTTTACGAACGCTATCATTCAGTGTATTACGACGAGGTGTTTCGGCTTAATCCCCCTCCCCCAGAGGGAGAAAAAGCACTCAAATCATTAAATCCTGACGATCACAGCATACGAACCACTGAGGAGTTGAGATTCATACTATACCGCCACTGGAATCTCTATGATGCCATGTTCCACTCAAGCTACGTTGCAGGGAAACTCGGAATATGGagagagaagggaaggaaacgACTCACTGGACTTCTCGCCAAAATGGG CTTCTCAATACCGCAGACACAACAACCTTTTACCCACATGGATATGGATCTCAGACGCACTCTTGTGCAAAAGTTAAATGATGTTGCACCCGAGTACGGCCTTGTCGAACTATCGTATCCGTCCTTCATGCGATGCTTCGGTTATCGTACACAACCTTTGTCCGCAGCTGATGCAGTCGAGGGAATCAGTGCACTTTTAGACGTCGCAGGTGGACTGCGAATGGAGATTGAAGTGGAAGGAGCTCGAAACGGTGGTGAGTGGTTTGGTGGTGGGAGAGTGTGGGAAGCCCCCCGCGCCGCCAACAGATGGAAAAGAAATGGAAATGAAGAGCGTGAAAACATTCCTCCTGGGGGCACGGCTGCAGATGTAGGACTCAAGAGTAAACAAGAGCATGGTCGGGAATCACCCCTGACAGTGGTCCCGTGGTGGATTCGGAACTTTTGGACAGCGTATGATGCTTTGACCGA CATTGGTCCGTTGTGCGAGTCTTTGAAGTTATCAATGTCCTTGCATAGAACCATCATTGTTCGAGGCACCTCGATCATCGATAAACAGGACATCCGCACCATGCGCAACCACCGTGTTGTCGTCATGCAACAAGGACCGGACCTCCCTCTCTTCTCACATCCAGGGGTGCTGTCCCGTCTAGCTTTATGGCTCGTCGACGCCCTCCGGGACAAGGTTCCGGGAACGAATGTTAGTTGCCGTACGAAACGGAAGAGTCTCCCGTTCGTTGTCGCTTGTTTGAATGAAACAACTCATTCATACATTGTTGTGGGAGTAATGGCTGCTTTAGATTTCGGGGATGTACGCAAAAA TGAGTTTGGTCTCGCATTTCTGGACGCAAAGGAAAGATGCAACGCGCGTACACGACACAGTTCATTTGACACGAGTGTTCTCGAGATTAATGAGGCAGACCTGAAGATGTTTCTGGAAACATTATGCGAGGGTCCGGATGGTTATTGA
- a CDS encoding uncharacterized protein (BUSCO:EOG09261O7R) — MSKLNVEGSLLFEQPFVRVPYENYRKVFRASQKHAEREYGALQNTANEIASRIESNDVTNADIITCIDGMITRVNMLKRKLSELHDTSGRPTQDVIRERLQHLSSLENMTNSDTPEFARWADTRLDRWLIDWCLRNGKEKTARHIAQEKKIETLVDISLFNDIQRIESALLCHSCMEALSWCSENKNALKKSKSTLEFDLRLQEYIELCRAENKEDAIVYLQKYLTPWQETHLPQINQASALLAFSPKTRCGPYKRLYDPIRWKNLVKSFRSSIYSLNLLPNEPLLNLALYAGLASLKLLVCYDQSTKKIDCPVCDMESSSGSQGLGLGKLAEDVPLSHHANSTIVCQITGKIMDEDNMPMAFPNGYVYSREALEEMTAKSGGTVTCPRTGETCDHSKLRKVFIS; from the exons ATGTCCAAGTTGAATGTCGAGGGAAGCCTTCTCTTTGAGCAACCTTTCGTCCGG GTCCCATATGAGAACTATCGCAAGGTCTTCCGTGCCTCACAGAAACATGCAGAAAGGGAATACGGTGCCCTCCAGAATACAGCAAACGAAATAGCGAGCCGCATCGAATCCAACGATGTGACCAATGCAGACATAATCACTTGTATCGATGGAATGATAACAAGAGTTAACATGCTCAAGCGCAAG CTCTCAGAACTGCACGACACATCCGGGAGACCAACTCAGGACGTCATACGTGAAAGGCTCCAACATCTCTCTTCCCTCGAGAACATGACCAATTCTGATACTCCGGAATTTGCAAGATGGGCAGATACAAGATTAGATCGATGGCTGATTGACTGGTGCTTGCGAAATGGAAAGGAGAAGACTGCCCGGCACATTGCACAAGAGAAGAAAATTGAG ACGCTGGTAGACATTAGTCTGTTTAATGACATTCAGCGCATAGAAAGCGCCCTCCTGTGTCACAGCTGCATGGAAGCATTATCCTGGTGCAGCGAGAATAAGAACGCACTAAAGAAATCGAAA AGCACTCTCGAGTTCGATCTTCGGCTTCAAGAATACATCGAACTATGCCGGGCTGAAAATAAAGAAGACGCCATTGTCTATCTGCAAAAATACCTTACACCTTGGCAAGAGACGCACCTTCCTCAGATTAACCAGGCTTCCGCGTTGTTGGCTTTCTCACCCAAGACCCGCTGCGGCCCTTACAAG CGTCTTTACGACCCAATACGTTGGAAAAACCTCGTCAAGTCATTTCGTTCCTCGATCTATTCCCTCAACCTTCTTCCAAATGAGCCCCTTCTCAATCTTGCTCTCTACGCTGGGCTAGCATCTCTGAAACTCCTTGTGTGTTACGATCAATCCACAAAAAAAATCGACTGCCCTGTTTGCGATATGGAGTCAAGTTCGGGCTCACAAGGACTAGGATTGGGAAAGCTGGCAGAAGACGTCCCTCTGAGTCACCACGCTAACTCAACCATAGTCTGTCAGATTACTGGCAAAATCATGGATGAGGACAACATGCCTATGGCATTCCCGAACGGGTATGTATATTCTCGAGAG GCGTTGGAAGAAATGACCGCAAAAAGCGGAGGGACTGTTACTTGCCCGAGAACCGGAGAAACTTGTGATCATAGCAAGTTAAGGAAGGTCTTCATCTCATAA